In Pseudomonadota bacterium, a single genomic region encodes these proteins:
- a CDS encoding NAD-dependent epimerase/dehydratase family protein, whose translation MSKDQKVKRTALIFGVSGQDGTFLADFLIKKGYKVVGVSRDVFGASFTNLERLGIKNDVCLRSASIHDFRSVLQIISHEKPDE comes from the coding sequence ATGAGTAAGGATCAGAAAGTGAAAAGAACTGCGCTTATTTTTGGAGTGTCGGGGCAGGATGGAACTTTTCTGGCCGATTTTCTGATAAAAAAAGGTTATAAGGTTGTCGGGGTCTCACGTGATGTATTCGGGGCGAGCTTTACTAATCTGGAGAGGTTGGGCATCAAGAATGACGTGTGTCTCAGGTCGGCTTCAATTCACGATTTCAGAAGTGTGCTGCAAATTATCAGTCATGAAAAACCCGATGAA